One region of Vulgatibacter sp. genomic DNA includes:
- a CDS encoding ATP-binding protein, producing the protein MSPIVKTALWVLAAITPLLIATLAILRWDATQQVRAAQSEAERSAQSVGRLVELTVGVAAGRLEALADAPTLEAAIEGDAQAIAQELALVRQDPAWLGLVVVGPDGESLGSVGQITARDLELVPEGGGVSVAPRRGFEAARAIIARPVVVDGREIGWLAGAYSLGALEAVLGRSPDGGMTLLTLPDGTVLLGPTTSIDGQVDFRSDGTQMTARLKGEVLAAAVEPVLEGGARVASVQAPAAFSRGVGWVIAVLVLAQLLLAAVIVLWRDRLVRAHQRLQFRERELAALQELATDATVTANRDKVVRMAGARMAELMPGVDRTWIALTLTGERERVQLYQTYPVVKDPVVVPADGNPIVARVLQHGHREIGELVPIGPSWAAAGFEDGRWECWIPLVAHGRILGAIACLSPGGRADLSIDEQRLLDGLAATLAVAMESHERLSELSQQRAILATVVDASPDGLLALDGANRVVLDNPAARALFLADRPLVGETIPEILERTRARGGNPDFDFDPIRLLEKSRAGTVARGAFRLGSGDGVRAMESIMAPLPLPAGEMGSLVAMRDVSERAELEEVRHLHGQVTELAREAAGRAALLEQVLAASDVGMAFLDDGGRVVYANQLFAELLGMRAPPRGIDEKELEELVRERVEGQFVDLRTAALLHTAPPARRILAMRSVEVRQSPEQNVGRLVSLRDETAQRELEEARESFIGVAAHELKNPLAVLRVQAELGVRDERRAPDALHRILLRTRQLQELVDRLLDATRAELGRLSIQREEVQALHLVCEALEPFFAQSEQLHVEGDETLTVSVDPVRFKQVVSNLVSNALRYGGEGRVDVSVRRADDSITVAVQDRGPGIPREEQRQIFERFGQGRSASKGPGLGIGLYLARRIVEAHGGTIELRSEPGAGSTFTVVLPAPGPEEPARYGAGDIMQASTKP; encoded by the coding sequence GTGAGCCCGATCGTCAAGACAGCGCTCTGGGTGCTCGCCGCGATCACCCCACTGCTGATCGCTACGCTGGCGATCCTGCGGTGGGACGCGACGCAGCAGGTGCGCGCGGCGCAGTCGGAGGCGGAGCGGAGCGCGCAGTCGGTGGGACGGCTGGTCGAGCTCACCGTCGGCGTCGCCGCCGGCAGGCTCGAGGCCCTCGCAGACGCCCCGACCCTCGAGGCCGCGATCGAAGGTGACGCCCAGGCGATCGCGCAGGAGCTCGCCCTGGTCCGCCAGGATCCCGCCTGGCTGGGCCTGGTGGTGGTCGGCCCCGACGGCGAGAGCCTCGGCAGCGTGGGCCAGATCACCGCCCGGGATCTCGAGCTGGTGCCCGAGGGCGGCGGCGTCTCGGTGGCGCCGCGCAGGGGCTTCGAGGCGGCGCGGGCGATCATCGCGCGTCCCGTGGTGGTCGACGGACGGGAGATCGGCTGGCTCGCCGGCGCCTATTCGCTGGGCGCCCTCGAGGCGGTGCTGGGCCGCTCCCCCGACGGCGGGATGACCCTTCTCACCCTGCCGGACGGCACCGTCCTGCTCGGGCCCACCACCAGCATCGACGGCCAGGTCGACTTCCGTTCCGACGGCACGCAGATGACCGCACGGCTCAAGGGCGAGGTGCTCGCCGCAGCGGTCGAGCCGGTGCTCGAGGGCGGCGCGCGGGTGGCGAGCGTGCAGGCGCCCGCCGCGTTCAGCCGGGGCGTGGGCTGGGTGATCGCGGTGCTCGTCCTCGCGCAGCTCCTCCTCGCGGCGGTCATCGTCCTGTGGCGGGACCGGCTGGTCCGTGCCCACCAGCGGCTCCAATTCCGCGAGCGGGAGCTCGCCGCGCTCCAGGAGCTGGCCACCGACGCCACCGTAACCGCCAACCGGGACAAGGTGGTGCGCATGGCCGGGGCACGGATGGCGGAGCTCATGCCCGGCGTCGACCGCACCTGGATCGCGCTCACCCTCACCGGCGAGCGGGAGCGGGTGCAGCTCTACCAGACCTATCCGGTGGTGAAGGACCCGGTCGTGGTCCCGGCGGACGGGAACCCGATCGTCGCCCGGGTCCTGCAGCACGGGCACCGGGAGATCGGCGAGCTCGTGCCCATCGGGCCCTCCTGGGCGGCCGCCGGCTTCGAGGACGGCAGGTGGGAGTGCTGGATCCCGCTGGTCGCCCACGGCCGCATCCTCGGCGCGATCGCCTGCCTCTCGCCCGGTGGGCGGGCGGACCTCTCGATCGACGAGCAGCGCCTCCTCGACGGGCTGGCGGCCACCCTCGCCGTCGCCATGGAGAGCCACGAACGGCTCTCCGAGCTCTCGCAGCAGCGGGCGATCCTCGCCACCGTGGTCGACGCTTCCCCCGATGGCCTCCTCGCCCTCGACGGCGCCAACCGCGTGGTCCTCGACAACCCGGCGGCGCGGGCGCTCTTCCTCGCCGATCGGCCCCTCGTTGGCGAGACGATCCCGGAGATCCTCGAGCGGACCCGGGCCCGGGGCGGCAACCCCGATTTCGACTTCGATCCGATCCGCCTCCTCGAGAAATCGCGCGCAGGCACGGTGGCCCGGGGGGCCTTCCGCCTCGGCTCCGGCGACGGCGTCCGAGCGATGGAGTCGATCATGGCCCCGCTGCCGCTTCCTGCCGGCGAGATGGGTAGCCTCGTCGCGATGCGCGACGTCTCCGAACGGGCGGAGCTGGAGGAGGTGCGGCATCTGCACGGCCAGGTGACGGAGCTCGCCCGGGAGGCAGCCGGGCGCGCGGCGCTCCTCGAGCAGGTGCTCGCCGCCAGCGACGTGGGCATGGCCTTCCTCGACGACGGGGGGCGGGTGGTCTACGCGAACCAGCTCTTCGCGGAGCTCCTCGGCATGCGCGCGCCGCCCCGCGGCATCGACGAGAAGGAGCTAGAGGAGCTGGTGCGGGAACGGGTGGAGGGGCAGTTCGTGGACCTCAGGACCGCTGCCCTGCTCCACACCGCGCCGCCGGCACGACGCATCCTCGCGATGCGATCGGTGGAGGTGCGCCAATCCCCGGAGCAGAACGTGGGGCGGCTCGTCTCCCTCCGGGACGAGACCGCGCAGCGCGAGCTGGAGGAGGCCCGGGAATCCTTCATCGGCGTCGCGGCCCACGAGCTCAAGAACCCGCTCGCCGTGCTGCGCGTGCAGGCGGAGCTCGGCGTCCGCGACGAGCGCCGGGCACCGGATGCGCTCCACCGCATCCTCCTGCGCACGAGACAGCTGCAGGAGCTCGTCGACCGGCTCCTCGACGCCACCAGGGCCGAGCTGGGCCGCCTCTCGATCCAGCGCGAAGAGGTGCAGGCGCTGCATCTGGTCTGCGAGGCGCTCGAGCCCTTCTTCGCGCAGTCGGAGCAGCTCCACGTCGAGGGAGACGAGACCCTCACCGTCTCCGTGGATCCGGTCCGCTTCAAACAGGTGGTCTCGAACCTGGTCTCGAACGCCCTCCGCTACGGCGGCGAGGGGCGGGTCGACGTCAGCGTGCGGCGCGCCGACGACTCGATCACCGTCGCGGTGCAGGACCGGGGACCGGGGATCCCGCGGGAGGAGCAGCGGCAGATCTTCGAGCGCTTCGGCCAGGGACGTTCGGCGAGCAAGGGGCCGGGCCTCGGCATCGGCCTCTACCTCGCCCGCCGCATCGTCGAGGCCCACGGGGGGACGATCGAGCTGAGGAGCGAACCCGGGGCCGGCAGCACCTTCACGGTGGTGCTGCCGGCGCCCGGGCCCGAGGAGCCGGCGCGCTACGGTGCCGGCGACATCATGCAGGCATCGACGAAGCCGTAA
- the panD gene encoding aspartate 1-decarboxylase, producing the protein MRRQVFKSKLHRATVTHADVEYEGSVTIDEDLLDAADIAEFEAVHVWNVTNGSRLVTYALKGPRGSRVICINGAAAHLTSPGDKVIIATFADMEEEERKAYKPTVVLLDDENRIKEAQATEVPGPLRRVG; encoded by the coding sequence ATGCGCCGCCAGGTGTTCAAGTCGAAGCTGCACCGCGCCACCGTCACCCACGCCGACGTCGAATACGAGGGCTCGGTGACCATCGACGAGGATTTGCTCGACGCCGCGGACATCGCGGAATTCGAGGCGGTCCACGTCTGGAACGTGACCAACGGCAGCCGCCTCGTGACCTACGCGCTCAAGGGCCCCAGGGGCTCGCGCGTGATCTGCATCAATGGCGCCGCGGCCCACCTCACCAGTCCGGGCGACAAGGTGATCATCGCCACCTTCGCCGACATGGAGGAGGAGGAGCGCAAGGCCTACAAGCCCACCGTGGTCCTTCTCGACGACGAGAACCGGATCAAGGAGGCGCAGGCCACCGAGGTGCCGGGGCCGCTCCGCCGCGTGGGATGA